In Pseudobdellovibrio exovorus JSS, the genomic stretch TGATCTTTTACAGATGCAGTTAAAGAAAGAACATCTGATGGTTTCTTTCCAAGAACCCGCAACACCAGTACCACACGCGGTTTCCGTGTTGCATTTTAGAAACATCATCCACTTAGCTTTTCAATTCTTTCTGTACAAACTTAAGTTCAGACGTCAAAGCAAACCCAGCTTCAACGGCCTAGTCGAGGTTAAAATTTCCCAAGACCAAATCAGTTCTTATTTAAGTCTTGCCGCTAATTTGGGCCCACACGATTTAAAACTGAATACTAATGATCTGAGTCTGATCACTTTAGAAAAGAGTATTTTAGATCAAGGATTTCAACTTGTTATCTCGGAACCGCAAGCTCAATGGATTCAACTTTTAATCAAAATTCCCCGCTAAATAATTCATTTATTTAATTAACCATCTAAGGTCCTGAAATCGTCTGAACTATGCAGATTTTTTGACACCTCCGTCAAAAATTAGGGTAATCTTAAGACAAAGGTCATTTGGTATAAAACGACCGGAACTTACCATGGAAGGAAGGTTCATGAAGCCTACACGCGTACTTATTTTAGACGATGAGTCAACCCTGAGAACAGCCCTATTTCGCTTACTCGATCGCAAAGGCTACCAAGTTGTAACCGCTCAACGTCTAGATGAAGCTCGCAGCTTTATGTCTCCTGAAAAACCTTTTGATATCGCCATCATTGATATGAATCTTCCAGATGGTAATGGTTTAGATTTTCTAACTGAAATTAAACGTGTATCCCCTGCGACTCAAGTGATCGTGCTGACTGGCTTTGCTTCTATTGATAGCGCTGTTCAAGCAACACAAAAAGGGGCTTACCACTTTTTAACAAAACCTTTCAACGTAGAAGAGTTAATGAGCTTACTTGATAAAGCCCTTACGCAAAAAAATCTAGAGCAGGAAAATAAGCAACTGCGTACAGAGTTGGGCTCTCGCTATCAATTCAACCAAATCATTGGTGAAAGTGAAGGAATCAAGCATTGTCTTTCTTTAGTAGAGCGAGTGGCTGACTCAGATTCAACAGTCCTTATTATGGGCGAATCCGGCACAGGGAAAGAGTTGATCGCACGCGCGATTCACTACAACTCAAACCGCGCTAAAGGCCCCTTCATTGCTATCAACTGTGGAGCTATCCCAAGTGAACTTCTAGAAAGTGAACTTTTTGGTCACGTAAAAGGAGCTTTTACAGGAGCGATCTCTAATCGTATTGGCCGTTTTGAAATGGCCGATGAAGGCACATTATTCCTAGATGAAATCGGCGATCTTGACCCAAGTATGCAAGTTAAAATTTTACGTGCATTGCAAGAGCGTATTTTCGAACCCGTGGGTTCAACAAAATCAGTACAGGTTAATGTCCGTGTCATCACTGCAA encodes the following:
- a CDS encoding sigma-54-dependent transcriptional regulator, producing MKPTRVLILDDESTLRTALFRLLDRKGYQVVTAQRLDEARSFMSPEKPFDIAIIDMNLPDGNGLDFLTEIKRVSPATQVIVLTGFASIDSAVQATQKGAYHFLTKPFNVEELMSLLDKALTQKNLEQENKQLRTELGSRYQFNQIIGESEGIKHCLSLVERVADSDSTVLIMGESGTGKELIARAIHYNSNRAKGPFIAINCGAIPSELLESELFGHVKGAFTGAISNRIGRFEMADEGTLFLDEIGDLDPSMQVKILRALQERIFEPVGSTKSVQVNVRVITATNVDLDKAVKDGRFREDLYYRLNVIPIQIPALRERRTDIPLLLNHFMTQFNRNKSKTLTGFSHDAMKCLVGYSWPGNIRELENLIERLSILKGSGSIDVNDLPAKYRSAVANFAETGAVEIPENGLDFNSAVDQFENALILKALEKTSWNKNQAAQLLRLNRTTLVEKMKKKGLKSSLPEAEL